The following proteins come from a genomic window of Stigmatopora nigra isolate UIUO_SnigA chromosome 9, RoL_Snig_1.1, whole genome shotgun sequence:
- the cactin gene encoding splicing factor Cactin isoform X2 has product MGSTPRRRSRSVSRNRSREGRNRSKASRSNSPERWTNRSQCSEPKRSSRGHGPSDSRDYGSSSPERRRPQQRRRSTSRSGSESDKRRITQGARKKSSSNSSSSDSDGPKEIKRGSGTMIRRGASGERRKERSSSGSRDGSVERPRGSRRSHSKDRQTRKDRDRGRERKSERDKRTKSPERERGRSDRGRDRDRVRRQSSSADSSDSSGSDRERKTARDKENKKKQKDMMKALETPEEKRARRLAKKEAKEKKRREKMGWSEEYMGYTNADNPFGDNNLLGTFKWQKALDMKGIGHLGEKDLKERNKRIQEENRRELQKVKQLRLEREREKAMRETELEMLQREKEAEHFKTWAEQEDNFHLHQAKLRSKIRIRDGRAKPIDLLAKYISAEDDDLAVEMHEPYTFLNGLTATDMDDLLEDIKVYMELEQGKNVDFWRDMTTITEDEISKLRKLEASGKGPGDRRDGINTAVTSDVQIVFKGKTYSQLQALNLNIETKIRAGGSNLDIGYWESLLLQVRVYMAKARLRERHQDVLRQKLFKLKQEQGVDSEPLFPIVKEEPRNEDIDVSMAGHSRQSPPKEPGQSSKKGSAAEGGPSTSTAEGGGNVEGGESREKKDAEEVEAVLTEEDLIQQSQAEYDSGRYSPALLTSTELPLDTHTITPEEDAHRLQLARRQLQVTGDASESAEDAFVRRAKEGMSNEEAQFSVEIPVTGKMYLWADKYRPRKPRFFNRVHTGFEWNKYNQTHYDFDNPPPKIVQGYKFNIFYPDLIEKRSTPQYFLEPSPDNKDFGILRFHAGPPYEDIAFKIVNREWEYSHRHGFRCQFANGIFQLWFHFKRYRYRR; this is encoded by the exons ATGGGCTCGACACCAAGACGACGATCCCGCTCTGTATCGAGAAATCGGAGCCGAGAAGGACGAAATAGATCCAAGGCAAGCAGATCTAACTCTCCCGAAAGGTGGACCAATCGATCTCAATGTTCAGAACCGAAACGATCCAGCCGAGGCCACGGGCCATCCGACAGCCGCGACTACGGTAGCAGCTCTCCAGAAAGAAGACGGCCTCAACAACGGCGCCGTTCAACTTCCCGAAGCGGCTCGGAGAGTGACAAAAGACGAATAACACAAGGTGCCAGGAAGAAATCTAGCAGCAACTCATCAAG TTCTGATTCAGATGGTCCCAAAGAGATTAAAAGAGGAAGCGGCACGATGATCCGAAGAGGAGCATCTGGTGAGAGGAGGAAGGAAAGGTCATCTTCAGGCTCCCGAGATGGAAGTGTTGAAAGACCACGGGGAAGCCGGAGAAGCCACAGTAAAGACCGACAGACGCGGAAGGATCGGGACAGAGGTAGAGAGAGGAAATCCGAACGAGACAAAAGGACGAAGAGCCCCGAGAGGGAGCGAGGGAGAAGCGACCGAGGCCGAGACCGCGATCGAGTGAGACGTCAGTCCAGTTCGGCCGACTCCTCCGACAGCTCGGGCTCCGATCGAGAGCGCAAGACGGCCCGGGACaaggaaaacaagaaaaaacagaaagatATGATGAAGGCTCTGGAGACGCCAGAAGAGAAGAGGGCCAGGAGATTGGCCAAGAAAGAGGCCAAGGAAAAGAAGAGGAGAGAAAAGATGGGTTGGAGCGAAGAGTACATGGGATACACCAATGCAGACAATCCGTTTGGCGATAATAACCTTCTGGGCACTTTCAAATGGCAAAAG GCTTTGGATATGAAAGGTATTGGCCATCTTGGAGAGAAGGATCTCAAGGAGAGGAACAAACGAATCCAGGAGGAGAATCGCAGAGAACTTCAGAAG GTCAAGCAGCTGCGTTTGGAGCGTGAGCGAGAGAAGGCCATGAGGGAGACAGAGCTGGAGATGCTGcagagagaaaaagaagcaGAGCATTTCAAAACATGGGCCGAACAAGAAGACAACTTCCATCTGCATCAGGCCAAACTGCG GTCAAAGATTCGAATTCGCGATGGTCGCGCTAAACCCATTGACCTCCTGGCCAAGTACATCAGTGCCGAAGATGACGATCTGGCTGTGGAGATGCACGAACCGTACACTTTCCTAAATGGGCTGACCGCCACAGACATGGATGACCTTTTGGAGGATATTAAG GTTTATATGGAGTTGGAACAGGGTAAGAATGTGGACTTTTGGAGAGACATGACCACCATCACGGAAGACGAAATCAGCAAGCTCAGAAAACTTGAGGCCTCTGGCAAAGGACCAG GCGACCGACGAGACGGTATCAACACGGCCGTGACCAGCGATGTCCAGATTGTGTTTAAAGGAAAAACGTACAGCCAGCTGCAAGCTCTAAATCTCAACATTGAGACCAAAATTCGGGCAGGAGGTTCCAACCTTGACATTGGTTACTGGGAGAGCCTTCTTCTGCAGGTGCGGGTCTACATGGCAAAAGCCAG GTTGAGGGAGCGGCACCAGGATGTCCTTAGACAGAAGTTGTTTAAGCTGAAGCAGGAACAAGGGGTAGATAGTGAACCCCTCTTCCCTATCGTTAAAGAGGAGCCAAGGAATGAGGACAT TGATGTCAGCATGGCAGGTCATTCCAGACAGTCACCGCCAAAAGAGCCTGGCCAATCATCCAAAAAAGGCTCTGCGGCAGAAGGCGGTCCGTCCACGTCCACGGCGGAAGGAGGCGGCAATGTGGAAGGAGGAGAAAGCAGGGAGAAGAAGGATGCGGAAGAAGTGGAGGCAGTGTTGACAGAGGAGGATCTTATCCAGCAGAGTCAAGCCGAGTACGATTCGGGCCGTTACAGTCCCGCGCTACTCACTTCAACGGAGCTGCCGTTGGATACGCACACCATCACCCCCGAGGAAGACGCGCATCGATTGCAGTTAGCGCGAAGGCAGCTGCAAGTCACAG GTGATGCCAGCGAGAGTGCCGAGGACGCCTTTGTGCGTCGCGCCAAAGAAGGAATGAGCAATGAGGAGGCCCAGTTCAGCGTGGAGATTCCCGTAACCGGCAAGATGTACCTGTGGGCTGACAAATATCGACCCAGGAAACCCCGCTTTTTCAACAGGGTCCATACCGGATTCGAGTGGAACAAATATAACCAGACCCATTACGACTTTGATAACCCCCCACCTAAAATTGTCCAGGGATACAAGTTTAATATTTTCTACCCGGATCTGATAGAGAAGCGCTCCACACCCCAGTACTTCCTTGAGCCCAGTCCTGACAACAAGGACTTTGGGATCCTGAGATTCCACGCCGGACCCCCGTACGAGGACATTGCTTTTAAGATCGTGAACAGAGAATGGGAGTATTCCCACCGTCACGGTTTCCGCTGTCAGTTTGCCAATGGGATCTTTCAGCTCTGGTTCCATTTTAAGAGATACCGCTACAGGAGATGA
- the cactin gene encoding splicing factor Cactin isoform X1 yields the protein MGSTPRRRSRSVSRNRSREGRNRSKASRSNSPERWTNRSQCSEPKRSSRGHGPSDSRDYGSSSPERRRPQQRRRSTSRSGSESDKRRITQGARKKSSSNSSSSDSDGPKEIKRGSGTMIRRGASGERRKERSSSGSRDGSVERPRGSRRSHSKDRQTRKDRDRGRERKSERDKRTKSPERERGRSDRGRDRDRVRRQSSSADSSDSSGSDRERKTARDKENKKKQKDMMKALETPEEKRARRLAKKEAKEKKRREKMGWSEEYMGYTNADNPFGDNNLLGTFKWQKALDMKGIGHLGEKDLKERNKRIQEENRRELQKVKQLRLEREREKAMRETELEMLQREKEAEHFKTWAEQEDNFHLHQAKLRSKIRIRDGRAKPIDLLAKYISAEDDDLAVEMHEPYTFLNGLTATDMDDLLEDIKVYMELEQGKNVDFWRDMTTITEDEISKLRKLEASGKGPGDRRDGINTAVTSDVQIVFKGKTYSQLQALNLNIETKIRAGGSNLDIGYWESLLLQVRVYMAKARLRERHQDVLRQKLFKLKQEQGVDSEPLFPIVKEEPRNEDISDVSMAGHSRQSPPKEPGQSSKKGSAAEGGPSTSTAEGGGNVEGGESREKKDAEEVEAVLTEEDLIQQSQAEYDSGRYSPALLTSTELPLDTHTITPEEDAHRLQLARRQLQVTGDASESAEDAFVRRAKEGMSNEEAQFSVEIPVTGKMYLWADKYRPRKPRFFNRVHTGFEWNKYNQTHYDFDNPPPKIVQGYKFNIFYPDLIEKRSTPQYFLEPSPDNKDFGILRFHAGPPYEDIAFKIVNREWEYSHRHGFRCQFANGIFQLWFHFKRYRYRR from the exons ATGGGCTCGACACCAAGACGACGATCCCGCTCTGTATCGAGAAATCGGAGCCGAGAAGGACGAAATAGATCCAAGGCAAGCAGATCTAACTCTCCCGAAAGGTGGACCAATCGATCTCAATGTTCAGAACCGAAACGATCCAGCCGAGGCCACGGGCCATCCGACAGCCGCGACTACGGTAGCAGCTCTCCAGAAAGAAGACGGCCTCAACAACGGCGCCGTTCAACTTCCCGAAGCGGCTCGGAGAGTGACAAAAGACGAATAACACAAGGTGCCAGGAAGAAATCTAGCAGCAACTCATCAAG TTCTGATTCAGATGGTCCCAAAGAGATTAAAAGAGGAAGCGGCACGATGATCCGAAGAGGAGCATCTGGTGAGAGGAGGAAGGAAAGGTCATCTTCAGGCTCCCGAGATGGAAGTGTTGAAAGACCACGGGGAAGCCGGAGAAGCCACAGTAAAGACCGACAGACGCGGAAGGATCGGGACAGAGGTAGAGAGAGGAAATCCGAACGAGACAAAAGGACGAAGAGCCCCGAGAGGGAGCGAGGGAGAAGCGACCGAGGCCGAGACCGCGATCGAGTGAGACGTCAGTCCAGTTCGGCCGACTCCTCCGACAGCTCGGGCTCCGATCGAGAGCGCAAGACGGCCCGGGACaaggaaaacaagaaaaaacagaaagatATGATGAAGGCTCTGGAGACGCCAGAAGAGAAGAGGGCCAGGAGATTGGCCAAGAAAGAGGCCAAGGAAAAGAAGAGGAGAGAAAAGATGGGTTGGAGCGAAGAGTACATGGGATACACCAATGCAGACAATCCGTTTGGCGATAATAACCTTCTGGGCACTTTCAAATGGCAAAAG GCTTTGGATATGAAAGGTATTGGCCATCTTGGAGAGAAGGATCTCAAGGAGAGGAACAAACGAATCCAGGAGGAGAATCGCAGAGAACTTCAGAAG GTCAAGCAGCTGCGTTTGGAGCGTGAGCGAGAGAAGGCCATGAGGGAGACAGAGCTGGAGATGCTGcagagagaaaaagaagcaGAGCATTTCAAAACATGGGCCGAACAAGAAGACAACTTCCATCTGCATCAGGCCAAACTGCG GTCAAAGATTCGAATTCGCGATGGTCGCGCTAAACCCATTGACCTCCTGGCCAAGTACATCAGTGCCGAAGATGACGATCTGGCTGTGGAGATGCACGAACCGTACACTTTCCTAAATGGGCTGACCGCCACAGACATGGATGACCTTTTGGAGGATATTAAG GTTTATATGGAGTTGGAACAGGGTAAGAATGTGGACTTTTGGAGAGACATGACCACCATCACGGAAGACGAAATCAGCAAGCTCAGAAAACTTGAGGCCTCTGGCAAAGGACCAG GCGACCGACGAGACGGTATCAACACGGCCGTGACCAGCGATGTCCAGATTGTGTTTAAAGGAAAAACGTACAGCCAGCTGCAAGCTCTAAATCTCAACATTGAGACCAAAATTCGGGCAGGAGGTTCCAACCTTGACATTGGTTACTGGGAGAGCCTTCTTCTGCAGGTGCGGGTCTACATGGCAAAAGCCAG GTTGAGGGAGCGGCACCAGGATGTCCTTAGACAGAAGTTGTTTAAGCTGAAGCAGGAACAAGGGGTAGATAGTGAACCCCTCTTCCCTATCGTTAAAGAGGAGCCAAGGAATGAGGACAT AAGTGATGTCAGCATGGCAGGTCATTCCAGACAGTCACCGCCAAAAGAGCCTGGCCAATCATCCAAAAAAGGCTCTGCGGCAGAAGGCGGTCCGTCCACGTCCACGGCGGAAGGAGGCGGCAATGTGGAAGGAGGAGAAAGCAGGGAGAAGAAGGATGCGGAAGAAGTGGAGGCAGTGTTGACAGAGGAGGATCTTATCCAGCAGAGTCAAGCCGAGTACGATTCGGGCCGTTACAGTCCCGCGCTACTCACTTCAACGGAGCTGCCGTTGGATACGCACACCATCACCCCCGAGGAAGACGCGCATCGATTGCAGTTAGCGCGAAGGCAGCTGCAAGTCACAG GTGATGCCAGCGAGAGTGCCGAGGACGCCTTTGTGCGTCGCGCCAAAGAAGGAATGAGCAATGAGGAGGCCCAGTTCAGCGTGGAGATTCCCGTAACCGGCAAGATGTACCTGTGGGCTGACAAATATCGACCCAGGAAACCCCGCTTTTTCAACAGGGTCCATACCGGATTCGAGTGGAACAAATATAACCAGACCCATTACGACTTTGATAACCCCCCACCTAAAATTGTCCAGGGATACAAGTTTAATATTTTCTACCCGGATCTGATAGAGAAGCGCTCCACACCCCAGTACTTCCTTGAGCCCAGTCCTGACAACAAGGACTTTGGGATCCTGAGATTCCACGCCGGACCCCCGTACGAGGACATTGCTTTTAAGATCGTGAACAGAGAATGGGAGTATTCCCACCGTCACGGTTTCCGCTGTCAGTTTGCCAATGGGATCTTTCAGCTCTGGTTCCATTTTAAGAGATACCGCTACAGGAGATGA
- the cdc34b gene encoding cell division cycle 34 homolog b has translation MAQHDCSHVASSQKALMLEMKSLQEEPVEGFKITLVDEADMYNWEVAIFGPPNTHYEGGYFKARIKFPMDYPYSPPSFRFLTKMWHPNIYENGDVCISILHPPVDDPQSGELPSERWNPTQNVRTILLSVISLLNEPNTFSPANVDASVMYRKWRDSKGKDREYVEIIRKQVLATKVEAERDGVQVPTTLAEYCVRTRAPPPDEGSDLFYDYYYDDDDVEDGDGDCCYDEDDSGNEES, from the exons ATGGCGCAGCACGATTGCTCTCATGTCGCCAGTTCACAGAAAGCTCTTATGCTGGAAATGAAGAGCCTTCAAGAGGAGCCCGTCGAGGGCTTTAAAATAACGCTAGTAGACGAGGCAGATATGTACAACTGGGAAGTGGCCATTTTCGGACCCCCCAATACACACTATGAGGGGGGATATTTCAAG GCGAGGATCAAGTTCCCCATGGACTACCCATATTCCCCACCGTCCTTCAGATTCCTCACTAAGATGTGGCATCCAAATATCTATGAG AATGGAGACGTGTGTATTTCTATATTGCACCCACCAGTGGATGACCCCCAAAGTGGAGAATTGCCTTCAGAGAGATGGAATCCTACCCAGAATGTCCG AACTATTTTGCTGAGCGTAATCTCACTGCTAAATGAGCCAAACACCTTCTCTCCTGCCAACGTGGATGCCTCGGTCATGTACCGCAAATGGAGGGACAGCAAGGGCAAGGACCGGGAATACGTTGAAATCATCAG GAAACAAGTACTGGCCACCAAGGTTGAGGCGGAACGCGATGGCGTTCAGGTACCCACCACGCTCGCCGAATACTGCGTCCGCACTCGTGCCCCGCCTCCCGACGAGGGCTCCGACCTCTTCTATGACTATTATTACGATGACGACGACGTAGAAGACGGGGACGGCGACTGCTGCTATGATGAAGACGACTCGGGCAACGAGGAGTCGTGA
- the sirt6 gene encoding NAD-dependent protein deacylase sirtuin-6 isoform X1, which produces MSVNYAAGLSPYADKGICGLPEEFDGAEDVKTKVESLAKLIKESKYMVVHSGAGISTSVGIPDFRGPKGVWTLEEKGETPHFETTFEDARPSLTHMALLGLQRAGYLKYLISQNVDGLHVRSGFPRDLLSELHGNMFVEECEKCCRQFVREKVIGVMGLKPTGRYCDVVRSRGLRACRGKLISTILDWEDALPDRDLNKADNASRQADLALTLGTSLQIKPSGDLPLVTKRKGGKVVIVNLQPTKHDKHAHLRINGYVDDIMKQLMHHLDLDIPKWEGPTLCESSDTKPPLDLATDTKVKGSEPGWATSR; this is translated from the exons atgtcTGTGAATTATGCAGCTGGCCTCTCGCCTTATGCAGACAAGGGTATATGCGGACTTCCAGAG GAATTTGATGGAGCCGAAGATGTAAAAACTAAAGTGGAAAGCCTTGCCAAATTGATAAAAGAGTCCAAGTACATGGTCGTGCACTCTGGCGCAGGAATCAGTACCTCAGTTGGTATCCCCGACTTCAG ggGTCCAAAGGGTGTTTGGACTTTGGAGGAAAAGGGAGAGACACCTCACTTTGAGACAACATTTGAAGACGCCCGACCCAGCCTTACTCACATGGCCCTGCTGGGACTCCAAAGGGCAGGATATCTAAAGTATCTTATCAGCCAAAATGTAGATGGCCTCCATGTTCGATCCGGCTTCCCAAG AGACTTGTTATCAGAGCTTCATGGGAACATGTTCGTGGAGGAGTGCGAGAAATGTTGCCG GCAATTTGTTCGGGAAAAGGTGATTGGAGTGATGGGTCTTAAACCAACAGGACGTTACTGCGATGTGGTGCGTTCTAGGGGACTGCGAGCCTGCAG AGGGAAGTTGATCAGCACCATATTAGATTGGGAAGATGCACTTCCAGACAGAGATTTGAACAAAGCAGACAATGCAAGCAG ACAAGCTGACCTGGCACTGACACTGGGTACCTCCCTGCAGATCAAACCCAGCGGAGACCTTCCCTTGGTCACCAAACGTAAAGGCGGGAAAGTGGTCATTGTCAATCTACAACCCACCAAGCAT GACAAACATGCTCACCTTCGTATCAATGGCTATGTGGATGATATCATGAAGCAGCTCATGCACCACTTGGATTTGGACATTCCAAAGTGGGAGGGGCCAACTTTGTGCGAGAGCAGCGACACAAAGCCCCCCCTCGATCTCGCCACGGACACAAAGGTCAAAG GGTCAGAGCCTGGTTGGGCAACCAGCAGATGA
- the sirt6 gene encoding NAD-dependent protein deacylase sirtuin-6 isoform X2, translating into MSVNYAAGLSPYADKGICGLPEEFDGAEDVKTKVESLAKLIKESKYMVVHSGAGISTSVGIPDFRGPKGVWTLEEKGETPHFETTFEDARPSLTHMALLGLQRAGYLKYLISQNVDGLHVRSGFPRDLLSELHGNMFVEECEKCCRQFVREKVIGVMGLKPTGRYCDVVRSRGLRACRGKLISTILDWEDALPDRDLNKADNASRQADLALTLGTSLQIKPSGDLPLVTKRKGGKVVIVNLQPTKHDKHAHLRINGYVDDIMKQLMHHLDLDIPKWEGPTLCESSDTKPPLDLATDTKVKGKIVKEAKKRDAVKEESVTVKKERKDLLVGVKDEK; encoded by the exons atgtcTGTGAATTATGCAGCTGGCCTCTCGCCTTATGCAGACAAGGGTATATGCGGACTTCCAGAG GAATTTGATGGAGCCGAAGATGTAAAAACTAAAGTGGAAAGCCTTGCCAAATTGATAAAAGAGTCCAAGTACATGGTCGTGCACTCTGGCGCAGGAATCAGTACCTCAGTTGGTATCCCCGACTTCAG ggGTCCAAAGGGTGTTTGGACTTTGGAGGAAAAGGGAGAGACACCTCACTTTGAGACAACATTTGAAGACGCCCGACCCAGCCTTACTCACATGGCCCTGCTGGGACTCCAAAGGGCAGGATATCTAAAGTATCTTATCAGCCAAAATGTAGATGGCCTCCATGTTCGATCCGGCTTCCCAAG AGACTTGTTATCAGAGCTTCATGGGAACATGTTCGTGGAGGAGTGCGAGAAATGTTGCCG GCAATTTGTTCGGGAAAAGGTGATTGGAGTGATGGGTCTTAAACCAACAGGACGTTACTGCGATGTGGTGCGTTCTAGGGGACTGCGAGCCTGCAG AGGGAAGTTGATCAGCACCATATTAGATTGGGAAGATGCACTTCCAGACAGAGATTTGAACAAAGCAGACAATGCAAGCAG ACAAGCTGACCTGGCACTGACACTGGGTACCTCCCTGCAGATCAAACCCAGCGGAGACCTTCCCTTGGTCACCAAACGTAAAGGCGGGAAAGTGGTCATTGTCAATCTACAACCCACCAAGCAT GACAAACATGCTCACCTTCGTATCAATGGCTATGTGGATGATATCATGAAGCAGCTCATGCACCACTTGGATTTGGACATTCCAAAGTGGGAGGGGCCAACTTTGTGCGAGAGCAGCGACACAAAGCCCCCCCTCGATCTCGCCACGGACACAAAGGTCAAAGGTAAGATCGTTAAGGAGGCGAAAAAACGAGACGCCGTCAAAGAAGAGTCGGTCACggtaaagaaagaaaggaaagatCTTCTCGTAGGGgtgaaagatgaaaaatga
- the LOC144201209 gene encoding relaxin-3 receptor 1-like encodes MQSNGSTLEPAPLDVQSACGGEQDERELSKLLNPNGVGSNLATLNLSLNCWIHILSKESSVDLHGDSGNTAVRILIALVYLVVCVLGLAGNLLALFLLHFRRRSHHYSSIDCFVMSLALTDLQFVLTLPFWAVDTVLDFRWPFGRVMCKIVSSVTTMNMYASVFFLTAMSVTRYHSLVNSLKIANPRKAATGAKWVSLAIWVVSLVATLPHSIYSTTVQVSADDELCLVRFSESDSGHLDSQILLGLYQMQKVLLGFVFPLIIISVCYLLLLRFILSQRVVGSMIGGNTVEPSESERGRHRRRSRVTRSVTIVVLSFFICWLPNQALTLWGVLIKFDLVPFSKAFYNTQAYAFPLTVCLAQANSCLNPVLYCLIRQEYRTGLKELLLRVSRPIRNMFTHIFRGRRVEVAPTSLVMIHKDNM; translated from the exons ATGCAGAGCAACGGCAGCACTTTGGAACCGGCACCCCTGGATGTGCAGAGCGCATGTGGGGGGGAGCAGGATGAACGTGAACTCTCCAAACTGCTCAATCCTAACGGAGTGGGGTCCAACCTGGCCACCTTGAACCTGTCCCTTAACTGCTGGATCCATATCCTCTCCAAAGAATCCTCGGTGGATCTGCATGGGGACAGTGGCAACACAGCG GTGCGAATCCTCATCGCTCTAGTCTACCTCGTGGTGTGTGTTCTGGGGCTGGCGGGTAACCTCCTGGCGCTCTTCCTGCTCCATTTCCGTCGCCGAAGTCACCACTATTCTTCCATCGACTGTTTTGTGATGAGCCTGGCTCTGACTGACCTCCAGTTTGTTCTCACGTTACCCTTCTGGGCCGTGGACACGGTGCTGGACTTCCGCTGGCCCTTTGGCAGGGTCATGTGTAAGATCGTGAGCTCCGTCACCACCATGAACATGTACGCCAGCGTCTTCTTCCTGACCGCCATGAGCGTGACACGCTATCACTCGCTAGTCAACTCTTTGAAGATCGCCAACCCGAGGAAAGCTGCTACTGGAGCCAAGTGGGTCAGTTTGGCTATTTGGGTAGTCTCACTGGTGGCAACACTGCCTCATTCCATCTACTCTACCACTGTTCAG GTTTCTGCCGACGATGAGCTCTGCCTTGTAAGATTCTCGGAATCAGATTCCGGTCACTTGGATTCTCAAATACTGCTGGGCCTTTATCAGATGCAAAAAGTGCTTCTGGGATTTGTATTCCCTTTGATAATAATCAGCGTGTGCTACCTCCTCCTCTTAAGATTTATCTTGAGCCAGCGCGTAGTGGGCAGCATGATAGGTGGCAACACGGTGGAGCCATCGGAAAGCGAACGAGGTCGACACCGCCGCCGTTCCAGAGTTACTCGCTCTGTGACTATTGTGGTTCTGTCCTTCTTCATCTGCTGGTTGCCCAACCAGGCTCTGACCCTTTGGGGAGTGTTGATCAAATTTGACCTGGTGCCCTTTAGCAAAGCTTTTTACAACACGCAGGCCTATGCATTCCCCCTGACTGTGTGCCTGGCTCAAGCAAACAGCTGTCTCAATCCAGTACTCTACTGTCTGATCCGCCAGGAATACCGTACTGGACTCAAGGAACTTCTGCTTCGTGTGTCTCGCCCAATCCGAAACATGTTTACCCACATTTTTAGGGGAAGGCGGGTAGAGGTAGCTCCCACCAGCTTGGTCATGATACACAAAGACAATATGTGA
- the LOC144201713 gene encoding cyclic AMP-responsive element-binding protein 3-like protein 3-B — translation MDAIDLLLRTKDEVGSCHGNPSWTFTMYDTLSPEGNTAEDFLETLLAGSESSSASTSPPWSPATPESDVSEMADGLLLPICPSFPGLDGGSLPQLTSAQHPAYKLENEIASDVYIDLGWESDDIQEKLGMTYYLTSNQSSTSETNQKLTVRDLLLSNLGEKRVPQHPLQKLVLNEDEKKLLVKEGINLPSELPLTKCEERVLKKIRRKIRNKRSAQESRKKKREYVDSLEERMSACSAHNLQLQRKIQQLEETNNTLLEQLSQLQALFPNNSNKTTQRGTCLLVLLLSFSLIISSNMKPDPYGKASQGDYMETSVPSRALQSVDQVSEVPSIRPPFTITRTMVSSFGSLLEKLLKAEQLASQQDDHRSSRNQ, via the exons ATGGATGCCATTGACCTACTACTGAGGACCAAAGATGAAGTGGGTAGCTGCCATGGCAACCCGTCATGGACATTTACCATGTATGAC ACGCTGAGCCCAGAGGGAAACACTGCCGAGGACTTCTTGGAAACCCTGCTGGCTGGGAGTGAGTCGTCCTCGGCTTCCACGTCCCCCCCGTGGTCGCCCGCCACTCCGGAGAGTGACGTGTCCGAGATGGCCGACGGCCTCCTACTGCCAATCTGCCCTTCATTTCCTGGCTTGGATGGTGGCTCACTACCTCAGCTCACCTCGGCGCAGCATCCGGCCTATAAGCTTGAAAATGAAATTGCGTCGGATGTTTACATTGATCTGG GTTGGGAATCTGATGACATCCAGGAGAAACTTGGCATGACGTACTACCTGACTTCCAATCAAAGTTCCACCAGCGAGACCAATCAGAAGCTCACAGTACGAGACCTGCTCTTATCTAACCTGGGGGAGAAA AGAGTACCACAGCATCCCCTACAAAAGCTTGTTCTCAACGAGGATGAGAAAAAACTTCTGGTAAAAGAAGGAATCAACTTACCCAGCGAACTGCCTTTGACTAAG TGTGAAGAACGCGTCTTGAAGAAGATCCGCCGCAAAATACGCAACAAGCGCTCGGCTCAAGAGAGTCGTAAAAAGAAGAGGGAATATGTTGATAGTCTGGAAGAAAG GATGTCTGCGTGCAGTGCCCACAACCTCCAGCTGCAGAGAAAGATCCAACAACTGGAGGAGACAAACAA CACCCTGCTGGAGCAGCTCAGCCAGCTCCAAGCACTCTTTCCTAACAACtccaacaaaacaacacaaagagGGACCTGCCTCCTG GTTTTGCTGCTTTCCTTCTCTCTCATTATTTCTTCAAATATGAAGCCGGATCCCTATGGTAAAGCAAGCCAGGGAGATTACATGGAGACATCAG TGCCATCTCGCGCCCTGCAGTCGGTCGACCAAGTCTCGGAAGTCCCTTCAATTCGGCCGCCTTTTACCATAACCCGGACCATGGTGTCGTCCTTTGGCAGTCTTTTGGAGAAGCTTTTAAAAGCGGAGCAATTGGCATCTCAGCAAGATGATCACAGGTCCAGCAGAAACCAGTAA